A window of the Eleutherodactylus coqui strain aEleCoq1 chromosome 8, aEleCoq1.hap1, whole genome shotgun sequence genome harbors these coding sequences:
- the RPS15A gene encoding small ribosomal subunit protein uS8 encodes MVRMNVLADALKSINNAEKRGKRQVLIRPCSKVIVRFLTVMMKHGYIGEFEIIDDHRAGKIVVNLTGRLNKCGVISPRFDVQLKDLEKWQNNLLPSRQFGYIVLTTSAGIMDHEEARRKHTGGKILGFFF; translated from the exons ATGGTGCGTATGAACGTACTTGCCGATGCCCTTAAAAGCATTAACAATGCAGAGAAACGTGGTAAGCGCCAGGTTCTCATCAGACCGTGCTCCAAGGTGATCGTGCGGTTCCTCACAGTGATGATGAAGCATG GTTACATTGGAGAATTTGAAATTATTGATGATCACAGGGCCGGAAAAATTGTAGTCAATCTCACAGGTAGACTGAACAAG TGTGGCGTGATCAGCCCCAGGTTTGATGTGCAGCTGAAGGATCTGGAGAAGTGGCAGAACAACCTCCTGCCGTCACGTCAGTTTGG CTATATTGTGCTTACCACTTCAGCTGGCATCATGGACCATGAAGAAGCAAGGCGAAAACACACAGGAGGCAAAATCCTGGGAttctttttctaa